Proteins found in one Nocardia brasiliensis ATCC 700358 genomic segment:
- a CDS encoding ABC transporter permease, with translation MTRSGGSPDVTVEATGNGNGKVELPQRTVLQRLMGASTVWIGVVLVVLCIVFSVLRPDAFPTRFTFQTLLIETSVLLVLSVGMTFVIITSGIDLSVGMVLIFAGVIGAKTMEALSPDQDATNAGWGIIGIGFLLSVVGGGVWGLVNGVLVAKAKIPPLIVTLGSFGAALGAAQLITGGVDTRTVPEKLRNTLGFGTTLGGVPNLVLVATVVTVLAAWVLHTTRFGRYTYAIGSNEEAARRSGIAVTRHLITVYLLTGVLAGLAGFMNLAYFGTTTIGGHTTDNLDAIAGVVIGGTSLFGGVGSIVGTVIGVFIPSVLKKGFVIAQVPVFWQPIAVSVVLVAAVWFDQLRRRARDRK, from the coding sequence ATGACGCGCTCCGGCGGTTCCCCGGACGTCACCGTCGAGGCGACCGGCAACGGCAACGGCAAAGTCGAGCTGCCGCAACGCACTGTCCTGCAACGGCTCATGGGCGCGAGCACGGTGTGGATCGGCGTGGTGCTGGTCGTGCTGTGCATCGTGTTCAGCGTGCTGCGCCCCGACGCGTTCCCGACCCGGTTCACCTTTCAGACGCTGCTCATCGAAACCTCGGTGCTGCTGGTGCTTTCGGTGGGCATGACGTTCGTGATCATCACCTCCGGCATCGATCTCTCGGTGGGCATGGTGCTGATCTTCGCGGGCGTGATCGGCGCGAAGACGATGGAGGCGCTGAGCCCGGATCAGGACGCCACCAACGCGGGCTGGGGCATCATCGGCATCGGCTTCCTGCTTTCGGTTGTGGGCGGCGGTGTCTGGGGTCTGGTCAACGGAGTTCTGGTGGCCAAGGCCAAGATTCCGCCGCTGATCGTCACGCTGGGCTCGTTCGGCGCCGCGCTCGGTGCGGCGCAGCTGATCACCGGCGGCGTCGACACCCGCACAGTGCCCGAAAAGCTGCGCAACACACTGGGTTTCGGTACCACCCTGGGCGGCGTGCCGAACCTGGTCCTGGTCGCCACCGTGGTGACCGTGCTGGCCGCCTGGGTATTGCACACCACCCGTTTCGGCCGCTACACCTACGCCATCGGCTCCAACGAGGAGGCCGCGCGCCGCTCCGGCATCGCGGTCACCCGGCACCTGATCACCGTTTATCTGCTCACCGGGGTGCTGGCCGGGCTGGCCGGTTTCATGAATCTGGCCTACTTCGGCACCACCACGATCGGCGGCCACACGACAGACAACCTGGACGCCATCGCGGGCGTGGTGATCGGCGGCACCAGCCTGTTCGGCGGTGTCGGGTCGATCGTCGGCACGGTGATCGGCGTGTTCATCCCGTCGGTGCTGAAGAAGGGGTTCGTCATCGCGCAGGTGCCGGTGTTCTGGCAGCCGATCGCGGTGAGCGTGGTCCTCGTCGCGGCGGTCTGGTTCGACCAGCTCCGGCGCCGGGCCCGGGATCGGAAATAG
- a CDS encoding ABC transporter substrate-binding protein, translating to MRVAKRTAVVIGAMVSVGALLAGCSGQVSNSGSGDSKKLVLIPGVADEPFYISMQCGAQDEAAKLGYKLDTQAPTKFDAGTQTPVLTGVVANKPGGILIAPTHATAMANPIKQAKDAGIKIVEVDTALDDTSVALSSISSDNKKGGALAAQTLAKLVGDKGPVLVINTKAGTSTTDARAQGFEEAVKSFPGITSLGVQYNNNEAAQAASIVTATLAAHPDLAGIFATNLSSAEGAATGLRNANKLGQVKLVGFDASPKQVEDLKAGTVQALIAQDPAGIGAKGVDQAVAAIEGKPVTRTIQTDMIAITQADMEANSKYFYKRKC from the coding sequence ATGAGGGTGGCGAAGCGGACCGCGGTGGTGATCGGCGCGATGGTGTCGGTCGGCGCGCTGCTGGCGGGTTGCAGTGGGCAGGTGAGTAATTCGGGCAGCGGCGACAGTAAGAAGCTGGTGCTGATCCCGGGCGTCGCGGACGAGCCGTTCTACATTTCGATGCAATGCGGCGCGCAGGACGAGGCCGCGAAACTCGGCTACAAGCTGGATACGCAGGCGCCGACCAAGTTCGACGCGGGCACGCAGACCCCGGTGCTGACCGGCGTGGTGGCGAACAAGCCGGGCGGCATCCTGATTGCGCCGACGCACGCCACCGCCATGGCCAATCCGATCAAGCAGGCCAAGGACGCGGGCATCAAGATCGTCGAGGTGGACACCGCGCTGGACGACACTTCCGTTGCGCTGTCGTCGATTTCGTCGGACAACAAGAAGGGCGGCGCGCTTGCGGCGCAGACCCTGGCGAAGCTGGTGGGGGACAAGGGCCCGGTCCTGGTGATCAACACCAAGGCGGGCACGTCCACCACCGACGCCCGTGCGCAGGGTTTCGAGGAGGCGGTCAAGAGCTTCCCCGGCATCACCTCGCTCGGCGTGCAGTACAACAACAACGAAGCGGCACAGGCGGCTTCGATCGTCACCGCGACGCTGGCGGCGCATCCCGATCTCGCCGGTATCTTCGCCACGAACCTGAGCTCCGCCGAGGGTGCGGCCACCGGTCTGCGCAACGCGAACAAGCTCGGCCAGGTGAAGCTGGTCGGCTTCGACGCCAGCCCGAAGCAGGTCGAGGACCTGAAAGCCGGTACGGTGCAAGCCCTTATCGCCCAGGATCCCGCGGGCATCGGCGCGAAGGGCGTCGATCAGGCGGTCGCCGCGATCGAGGGCAAGCCGGTGACCCGGACGATCCAGACCGACATGATCGCCATCACCCAGGCCGATATGGAGGCCAACTCGAAGTACTTCTACAAGCGCAAGTGCTGA
- a CDS encoding M28 family metallopeptidase, with product MGSAYAEPGAPPERQLADSIKAPAVKQHLDRFQAIANANGRTRAAGTAGYDASRDYVAGELRKAGYQVTLQPFTFQSFRERTTAVMERVSGGATSYKATPADRSQLGDFATLTYSGSGETKAAVQGVDLALSPRGEANASTSGCEATDFAKFTRGNIALLQRGTCTAADKARNAQAAGASGVIIFNEGQPGRTDAFTEALDEKGITVPVVATSYAVGKDLAGQSNSVVRLKTDTEALPATTHNVIAESPQGNAEKVVMAGAHLDSVRAGAGINDNGSGSAALLEIALQMATSTPKNKVRFAWWGAEELGLVGSKFYVNNLSQANRNRIALYLNFDMIGSINYAYKIYDGRQGPAGSAQIEQNFIRYFTSKGLPYGRTALDGRSDYGPFMRVGISVGGLFTGAEGIKTAQEQRQFGGTAGRPYDPCYHRSCDTTANISDKALTDNAGAIADAMQTYAAADVLP from the coding sequence ATGGGTTCCGCGTACGCGGAACCCGGCGCACCGCCCGAGCGGCAGTTGGCCGACTCGATCAAGGCACCCGCCGTGAAGCAGCACCTCGACCGGTTCCAGGCGATCGCCAACGCCAACGGCCGCACCCGCGCGGCAGGCACCGCCGGCTACGACGCCTCGCGCGACTACGTGGCCGGCGAGCTGCGCAAGGCCGGATACCAGGTGACCTTGCAGCCGTTCACCTTCCAGTCGTTCCGGGAGCGGACGACGGCGGTCATGGAACGGGTTTCCGGCGGCGCTACCAGCTATAAGGCGACCCCGGCGGACCGCAGTCAGCTCGGTGATTTCGCCACCCTGACCTACTCCGGCTCGGGCGAGACGAAGGCCGCGGTTCAGGGCGTCGACCTGGCCTTGTCGCCGCGTGGCGAGGCGAACGCCTCGACCTCCGGTTGTGAGGCAACGGACTTCGCGAAGTTCACCCGCGGCAACATCGCGCTGCTGCAGCGCGGCACCTGCACCGCGGCGGACAAAGCACGAAACGCCCAGGCCGCAGGCGCTTCCGGCGTGATCATCTTCAACGAGGGGCAGCCGGGCCGTACCGACGCCTTCACCGAGGCGCTCGACGAAAAGGGCATCACCGTGCCGGTCGTCGCCACCAGCTACGCCGTCGGCAAAGACCTTGCCGGCCAGTCGAACTCGGTGGTCCGCCTCAAGACCGACACCGAGGCGCTGCCCGCCACGACGCACAACGTGATCGCCGAATCCCCGCAGGGTAACGCGGAGAAGGTCGTGATGGCCGGTGCGCACCTCGATTCCGTGCGCGCGGGCGCCGGCATCAACGACAACGGTTCCGGCAGTGCGGCATTGCTAGAGATCGCGTTGCAGATGGCCACGTCCACGCCGAAGAACAAGGTCCGCTTCGCCTGGTGGGGCGCCGAGGAACTCGGCCTGGTCGGCTCGAAGTTCTACGTGAACAACCTGTCTCAGGCCAATCGCAACCGGATCGCGCTCTACCTGAACTTCGACATGATCGGTTCGATCAACTACGCCTACAAGATCTACGACGGCAGGCAGGGCCCGGCCGGTTCGGCCCAGATCGAGCAGAACTTCATCCGCTACTTCACCTCGAAGGGGCTGCCGTACGGGCGCACCGCGCTCGACGGACGGTCGGACTACGGCCCGTTCATGCGGGTGGGCATCTCGGTCGGTGGCCTGTTCACCGGCGCCGAAGGCATCAAGACCGCGCAGGAGCAGCGGCAGTTCGGCGGCACGGCGGGCCGTCCGTACGACCCCTGCTACCACCGTTCCTGCGATACGACGGCCAACATCAGTGACAAGGCGTTGACCGACAACGCCGGTGCGATCGCCGACGCGATGCAGACCTACGCGGCTGCCGACGTGCTCCCCTGA
- the ilvA gene encoding threonine ammonia-lyase translates to MCGMELVGMERIEAAAALLAPVMRKTPMVTSRVLSERVGTEVLLKCENLQRTGSFKPRGAYNRIANLPAEDRARGVVAASAGNHAQGVAWAAASLGLTSTVFMPVGASLPKLAATKAYGAEVRQVGETIEDSLDAAMEFAERTGATLIHPFDHPDIVAGQATVALEILEQVPDLGAVLVPTGGGGLIAGVAVALHKLAPQVRVIGVQAAEAAAWPGSLAAGKPVRVGRMSTMADGIAVGQPGQVPFAHVAEHVSTMLTVDEDSLSKALLLCLERAKLIVEPAGAAAVAALMSCTAADLDLDLSRPVCAILSGGNIDPLLLTRLIGHGLSAAGRYLAVRVTIADRPGGLSALLAVVGKTGASVVDVAHSRTGTWLALNEVEVSLTLETRGHAHRDDVLTALTNAGYSVRVED, encoded by the coding sequence ATGTGCGGCATGGAGTTGGTCGGTATGGAACGGATCGAGGCCGCCGCGGCCTTGCTCGCGCCGGTGATGCGCAAGACGCCGATGGTCACCTCGCGGGTGCTCTCGGAGCGGGTCGGCACCGAGGTGCTGCTCAAGTGTGAGAACTTGCAGCGGACCGGGTCGTTCAAACCGCGCGGCGCGTACAACCGGATCGCCAATCTGCCCGCCGAGGACCGGGCGCGCGGCGTGGTCGCGGCGAGCGCGGGCAATCACGCGCAGGGCGTGGCCTGGGCGGCCGCCTCGCTGGGCCTCACCTCGACGGTGTTCATGCCGGTCGGCGCGTCGCTGCCGAAGCTGGCGGCGACCAAGGCCTACGGGGCCGAGGTGCGGCAGGTCGGCGAGACCATCGAGGATTCCCTGGACGCCGCGATGGAGTTCGCCGAACGCACCGGCGCCACGCTGATCCATCCGTTCGATCACCCGGACATCGTGGCCGGGCAGGCGACGGTGGCGCTGGAGATCCTGGAACAGGTCCCCGACCTGGGCGCGGTGCTCGTGCCGACCGGCGGGGGCGGGCTGATCGCCGGGGTCGCGGTGGCCCTGCACAAGCTGGCGCCGCAGGTGCGCGTCATCGGTGTGCAGGCGGCCGAGGCAGCGGCCTGGCCGGGGTCGCTGGCCGCGGGCAAGCCGGTGCGGGTCGGGCGGATGTCGACGATGGCCGACGGCATCGCGGTCGGCCAGCCGGGTCAGGTGCCGTTCGCCCATGTCGCCGAGCATGTTTCGACGATGCTGACGGTCGACGAGGACTCGCTGTCCAAAGCACTGCTGCTCTGCCTGGAACGCGCGAAGCTGATCGTGGAACCCGCGGGCGCGGCGGCGGTCGCGGCGCTGATGAGTTGTACCGCAGCCGATCTGGATCTGGACCTGAGCCGGCCGGTGTGCGCGATCCTGTCCGGCGGCAATATCGATCCGCTGCTGCTCACCCGGCTCATCGGCCACGGATTGAGCGCGGCGGGTCGTTATCTCGCGGTGCGTGTGACGATCGCGGACCGGCCCGGTGGGCTCAGCGCGCTGCTCGCGGTGGTCGGCAAGACCGGGGCCAGCGTGGTCGACGTCGCGCACTCGCGGACCGGTACCTGGTTGGCGCTCAACGAGGTCGAGGTCTCGCTCACCCTGGAGACCCGCGGCCACGCGCACCGCGACGACGTCCTCACCGCATTGACCAACGCGGGCTACTCCGTTCGCGTCGAGGACTAG
- a CDS encoding serine hydrolase domain-containing protein — MTVSTAQFVDRRFATLVAEFDRLFRRPADGGGALAVYLHGEPVVDVWAGFARPGVPWAQDTVAMAFSTGKGVASTLLHRFAERGLLDYDELVTTYWPEFGAAGKDRLTVRELLTHRAGLHRLRDLLPGPVERFFDDVAVTEALAAGTPDPRRLVTSGYHGITFGHLVAELVRRVSGAKFTDVLRTEIAEPLGAEELWFRVPEAERGRIATNFPRLTVAGMSWENSRRLTRRTRFAAAMDTTPNGFAELIADPRLHDSVMPGVNGVFSARALARLYGALADGGTLDGFQLLRPETITAMAERQIFTPDYVLALRIPWALGFHGVPMKPSKAEPISAFGHFGLGGSGAFADPATGLGLAFVTNRLGSRVTPLGDARLARLGALAHNLAKR, encoded by the coding sequence ATGACGGTTTCGACAGCACAGTTCGTAGATCGCCGGTTCGCGACCCTGGTCGCCGAGTTCGACCGGCTGTTCCGCCGGCCCGCCGACGGCGGCGGCGCGCTGGCGGTCTATCTGCACGGCGAGCCCGTGGTCGATGTCTGGGCGGGGTTCGCGCGGCCCGGCGTGCCGTGGGCGCAGGACACGGTGGCCATGGCGTTCTCCACCGGAAAGGGTGTCGCGAGCACGCTGCTGCACAGGTTCGCCGAGCGCGGCCTGCTGGACTACGACGAGCTGGTCACCACGTACTGGCCCGAATTCGGTGCGGCGGGCAAGGATCGGCTCACGGTGCGCGAATTGCTCACGCACCGAGCGGGTTTGCATCGGCTGCGGGATCTGCTGCCCGGGCCCGTGGAGCGATTCTTCGACGATGTGGCGGTGACCGAGGCCCTGGCCGCGGGGACGCCGGATCCGCGCCGGCTGGTCACCAGCGGCTATCACGGCATCACGTTCGGGCATTTGGTGGCCGAGCTGGTGCGCCGGGTGAGCGGGGCGAAGTTCACCGACGTGCTGCGCACCGAGATCGCCGAACCGCTCGGCGCCGAAGAACTCTGGTTCCGGGTGCCCGAAGCCGAACGCGGGCGCATCGCGACCAACTTCCCTCGGCTGACCGTGGCGGGGATGAGCTGGGAGAACAGCCGTCGGCTCACCCGCAGGACCAGGTTCGCGGCCGCCATGGACACCACGCCGAACGGCTTCGCGGAACTGATCGCCGATCCGCGCCTGCATGATTCGGTGATGCCCGGCGTCAACGGCGTCTTCAGCGCCCGCGCCCTCGCGCGGCTCTACGGCGCGCTCGCCGACGGCGGCACGTTGGACGGCTTCCAGCTGCTGCGGCCCGAAACCATCACGGCGATGGCCGAACGCCAGATCTTCACCCCCGATTATGTTCTCGCCCTGCGCATCCCGTGGGCGCTCGGCTTCCACGGCGTGCCGATGAAGCCGTCCAAGGCCGAACCCATCTCGGCGTTCGGCCATTTCGGGCTCGGCGGCTCCGGCGCCTTCGCCGACCCCGCCACCGGATTGGGGCTCGCCTTCGTCACCAATCGGCTCGGCAGCCGGGTCACCCCGCTCGGCGATGCCCGGCTGGCCCGGCTCGGCGCGCTGGCACACAATCTCGCCAAACGGTGA
- a CDS encoding GntR family transcriptional regulator, with protein MPPRRRSALLARLVADTPGRPQIILGELRRVILDGAVPPRTVIPLREVAELFGVSHIPVREALKTLIGEGLVTHQPHGGYAVAQLTATELREMYIVRETLESAALAAAARHADAADRAELIAVNVALEQAIRDDDPAAYHRRSRDFHVALTRPSRMFRLLQMLESAWNVTEPVQSMVHIGRADRIRLHTDHALLLDAFLARDVDRLLGLAERHHRRLETVLATLPTDTGLLAPEDISAAQ; from the coding sequence ATGCCCCCGAGACGACGTTCGGCGCTGCTCGCGCGGCTGGTCGCCGACACCCCGGGCCGCCCGCAGATCATCCTCGGCGAGCTACGCCGGGTGATCCTGGACGGTGCGGTGCCGCCGCGCACGGTCATCCCGCTGCGCGAGGTGGCGGAGCTGTTCGGCGTGAGTCATATCCCGGTCCGGGAGGCGCTCAAGACGTTGATCGGGGAGGGGTTGGTCACCCATCAGCCGCACGGCGGCTATGCCGTGGCCCAGCTCACCGCCACCGAGCTGCGCGAAATGTACATCGTGCGCGAGACCCTGGAGAGCGCCGCGCTCGCGGCCGCGGCGCGGCACGCGGACGCGGCCGACCGCGCCGAGCTGATCGCGGTGAACGTCGCGCTGGAACAGGCGATCCGGGACGACGATCCGGCCGCCTATCACCGCCGGTCCCGCGATTTCCATGTCGCGCTGACCCGGCCCTCACGCATGTTCCGGCTGTTGCAGATGCTCGAATCGGCCTGGAATGTCACCGAGCCGGTGCAGTCCATGGTGCACATCGGCCGCGCCGATCGGATCCGGCTGCACACCGACCACGCCCTGCTCCTCGACGCATTCCTGGCCCGCGATGTGGACCGTCTGCTCGGCCTGGCCGAACGGCATCACCGCAGGCTGGAGACCGTGCTCGCGACACTGCCGACCGATACCGGCCTGCTCGCACCGGAAGATATATCTGCCGCGCAATAG
- a CDS encoding NCS1 family nucleobase:cation symporter-1 encodes MTDALVPAAPLFAPPARPAPAGSTLPAEYHPRLTNADLAPLREQKWGAYNIFAFWMSDVHSVGGYVTAGSLFALGLAGWQVLAALLIGIAIVYLFCNLVAKPSQVTGVPYPVMCRSAFGVLGANIPAIIRGLIAVAWYGIQTFLASAALDVVLVKLFPGLAPYAVTEDHGFLGLSLLGWGSFLTLWVVQAAVFWRGMEAIRRFIDFCGPAVYVVMFLLCGYLIAEAGWGAIDLNLGAVTYTGWDAVPVLLGAIALVVSYFSGPMLNFGDFSRYGRTFAAVRRGNLLGLPFNFLVFALLVVITASLTVPVYGELITDPVATVARIDSTFAIVLGAVTFAVATIGINIVANFISPAFDFSHVHPQRISWRAGGMIAAVGSVLITPWNLYNNPEVIHYTLEVLGAFIGPLFGVLIADYYLVRKQHVVVDDLFSMAESGRYWYRGGYNPAAVLATVVGALAAVLPVLAGDVTGMSTAAQYSWFIGCGLGFAVYYVLATRTKWAVRA; translated from the coding sequence ATGACCGACGCACTCGTCCCGGCGGCGCCACTGTTCGCGCCGCCCGCTCGTCCCGCACCGGCGGGCAGCACACTGCCCGCCGAGTATCACCCCCGATTGACCAATGCCGATCTGGCGCCGCTGCGGGAGCAGAAATGGGGCGCCTACAACATCTTCGCGTTCTGGATGTCGGACGTGCACAGCGTCGGCGGCTACGTCACCGCGGGCAGCCTGTTCGCGCTCGGCCTGGCCGGCTGGCAGGTGCTCGCGGCACTGCTGATCGGGATCGCCATCGTGTACCTGTTCTGCAACCTGGTGGCGAAGCCGAGCCAGGTGACCGGCGTGCCGTATCCGGTCATGTGCCGCAGCGCCTTCGGGGTGCTGGGCGCGAACATACCCGCGATCATCCGCGGTCTGATCGCGGTGGCCTGGTACGGGATTCAGACGTTCCTGGCGTCGGCTGCCCTGGATGTCGTTCTGGTGAAACTCTTTCCAGGCTTGGCGCCCTACGCCGTCACCGAAGACCACGGCTTTCTCGGCCTTTCGCTGCTCGGCTGGGGGAGTTTCCTGACGCTGTGGGTGGTGCAGGCGGCGGTGTTCTGGCGCGGTATGGAAGCCATCCGCAGGTTCATCGACTTCTGCGGACCCGCCGTCTACGTGGTGATGTTCCTGCTGTGCGGCTACCTGATCGCCGAAGCCGGTTGGGGCGCCATCGATTTGAACCTCGGCGCGGTGACCTACACCGGCTGGGACGCGGTGCCGGTGCTGCTCGGCGCCATCGCGCTCGTGGTGTCCTACTTCTCCGGCCCGATGCTGAACTTCGGTGACTTCTCCCGCTACGGCCGGACTTTCGCGGCGGTGCGCCGTGGCAATCTGCTCGGTCTCCCGTTCAACTTCCTGGTCTTCGCGCTACTGGTGGTGATCACCGCCTCGCTGACCGTGCCGGTCTATGGTGAGCTGATCACCGACCCGGTGGCGACGGTCGCGCGGATCGACAGCACATTCGCGATCGTGCTGGGCGCGGTGACCTTCGCCGTCGCCACGATCGGCATCAATATCGTCGCGAACTTCATCTCGCCCGCCTTCGACTTCTCGCATGTGCACCCGCAGCGGATCAGCTGGCGGGCCGGCGGCATGATCGCCGCCGTGGGCTCGGTGCTGATCACCCCGTGGAACCTGTACAACAACCCGGAGGTGATCCACTACACGCTCGAGGTGCTCGGCGCGTTCATCGGCCCGCTGTTCGGCGTGCTGATCGCCGACTACTACCTGGTGCGCAAACAGCACGTGGTGGTGGACGACCTGTTCTCCATGGCGGAGTCCGGAAGATATTGGTACCGCGGGGGATACAACCCCGCGGCGGTGCTCGCCACCGTGGTGGGCGCGCTGGCGGCGGTGCTCCCGGTACTGGCCGGGGACGTCACCGGGATGTCCACGGCCGCACAGTACAGCTGGTTCATCGGCTGCGGACTGGGCTTCGCCGTCTACTACGTGCTGGCCACTCGAACGAAGTGGGCGGTGCGGGCCTGA
- a CDS encoding aspartate/glutamate racemase family protein, whose translation MWIRVINPNTTRAMTDAIEPCARAVVAPGTRLDAVTAELGPASIESHYDEALSVPGVLAAIRLGEAEGVDGYVLACFGDPGLDAARELARGPVIGLAEAAMATASHLGGGFSVVTTLSRTVGRAADLVERYGWQRFCRGIHACELPVLALETDPDARKIVIEACRTAVDTDGCDAIVLGCAGMARLCTDISAEIGVPVVDGVAAATLTAQSLLTLGVRKSGRGEFATPPPKPYAGLLRSFGSPAG comes from the coding sequence ATGTGGATCCGGGTGATCAACCCGAACACGACGCGGGCGATGACCGACGCGATCGAGCCGTGCGCGCGCGCCGTGGTCGCGCCCGGCACCCGGCTCGACGCGGTGACCGCCGAGCTCGGTCCCGCGTCGATCGAGAGCCATTACGACGAAGCCCTCAGTGTCCCCGGGGTTCTCGCCGCCATCCGACTCGGCGAGGCGGAGGGAGTGGACGGCTACGTGCTTGCTTGCTTCGGTGATCCGGGCTTGGACGCCGCCCGGGAACTGGCCCGTGGACCGGTGATCGGGCTCGCCGAGGCGGCCATGGCCACGGCGAGTCACCTCGGCGGTGGTTTCAGCGTGGTCACCACGCTGAGCCGAACCGTCGGCCGGGCCGCCGATCTGGTGGAACGCTATGGGTGGCAACGATTCTGCCGTGGTATCCACGCCTGTGAGCTGCCGGTGCTCGCGCTGGAGACCGACCCGGACGCGCGCAAGATCGTCATCGAGGCCTGTCGCACGGCGGTCGACACCGACGGCTGCGATGCCATCGTGCTCGGCTGCGCGGGTATGGCGCGGCTGTGCACGGATATCAGTGCCGAGATCGGGGTGCCGGTCGTGGACGGCGTCGCGGCGGCGACGCTGACCGCGCAGTCGCTACTCACCCTGGGAGTGCGCAAGTCGGGGCGGGGCGAGTTCGCCACGCCACCACCCAAACCCTATGCGGGACTGCTCCGTTCGTTCGGCAGTCCCGCGGGCTGA
- the idi gene encoding isopentenyl-diphosphate Delta-isomerase, protein MTNSADQPLTDREALLVELVDDAGHAVGTCSVALAHQAPGRLHRAFSVLLYDADGRVLLQQRAAVKTRFPAQWANTCCGHPAPGEPVEAGAAVRLAEEMGLATALTEVGVYRYHAEDSATGRVEFEWDHVLVGKLTDGAPHPDPAEVADYAWIHPDTLRERLIADPGSYTPWLAGVLDVAEQAVTGTSPR, encoded by the coding sequence GTGACCAACTCTGCCGACCAGCCACTGACCGACCGCGAGGCCCTGCTCGTCGAGCTCGTCGACGACGCGGGTCACGCGGTCGGGACGTGCTCGGTGGCGCTGGCGCACCAGGCGCCGGGCCGGCTGCACCGCGCGTTCTCGGTGCTGCTCTACGACGCGGACGGGCGGGTGCTGTTGCAGCAGCGGGCGGCGGTCAAGACCCGCTTCCCGGCACAGTGGGCGAACACCTGCTGCGGGCATCCCGCACCGGGCGAACCGGTCGAGGCCGGGGCCGCGGTGCGCCTCGCCGAGGAGATGGGCTTGGCCACCGCGCTCACCGAGGTGGGCGTCTATCGCTACCACGCCGAGGACTCCGCCACCGGGCGCGTCGAATTCGAATGGGATCACGTACTGGTCGGCAAACTCACCGACGGGGCGCCGCACCCGGACCCGGCCGAGGTCGCCGACTACGCGTGGATCCACCCGGACACGTTGCGCGAGCGGCTGATCGCCGACCCGGGCAGCTACACGCCGTGGCTGGCGGGCGTGCTCGACGTCGCCGAGCAGGCGGTCACTGGAACGTCGCCGCGCTGA
- a CDS encoding geranyl diphosphate 2-C-methyltransferase — translation MTTLNPHTDTVLRTSYQKSVADYWNNNPNDDRVNTKLGEVDGLYHHHYGIGAPDLSVLTGPEETRQERIVKELHRLETAQAELLLDNLGDVRPGDRLMDGGSGRGGTSFMANQRFGCAVDGVTISEYQVRFANEQAAARGVADKVQFHFRNMLETGFEPWSRRAIWTNETTMYVDLFDLFREFARLLEPGGRYVCITGCSNDLTGGRSSSVSWIDAHYGCMIHPRSEYFRAMADNGLVPIGVTDLTAATIPYWELRTKSELATGVEKPFLTAYKEGSFQYLLIAADKVGR, via the coding sequence ATGACCACGCTCAACCCGCACACCGACACCGTGCTCCGCACCAGCTACCAGAAGTCGGTCGCCGACTACTGGAACAACAACCCGAACGACGACCGGGTCAACACGAAACTCGGTGAGGTGGACGGGCTTTACCACCATCACTACGGTATCGGCGCCCCCGATCTGTCGGTCCTGACCGGGCCGGAGGAGACCAGGCAGGAACGCATCGTCAAGGAACTGCACCGGTTGGAGACCGCGCAGGCCGAGTTGCTGCTCGACAATCTCGGTGACGTCCGGCCCGGGGACCGGCTGATGGACGGCGGATCGGGTCGCGGCGGGACGAGCTTCATGGCCAACCAGCGCTTCGGCTGCGCGGTCGACGGCGTCACCATCTCCGAATACCAGGTGCGCTTCGCCAACGAGCAGGCCGCCGCACGCGGCGTCGCGGACAAGGTGCAGTTCCACTTCCGGAACATGCTGGAAACCGGATTCGAGCCGTGGTCCAGGCGCGCCATCTGGACGAACGAGACGACGATGTACGTCGACCTGTTCGATCTGTTCCGCGAATTCGCCCGGCTACTGGAACCGGGCGGCCGCTATGTCTGCATCACCGGCTGCTCCAACGACCTCACCGGCGGGCGATCGTCGTCGGTCAGCTGGATCGACGCGCACTACGGCTGCATGATCCACCCGCGCAGCGAATACTTCCGCGCCATGGCCGACAACGGCCTGGTCCCGATCGGCGTCACCGACCTCACCGCGGCGACCATCCCCTACTGGGAACTGCGCACCAAATCCGAGCTGGCGACCGGCGTGGAGAAGCCGTTCCTGACCGCGTACAAGGAGGGCAGTTTCCAGTACCTGCTGATCGCCGCCGATAAGGTAGGCAGGTGA